The segment TCTGGCACTCTAAAGACTATCGCCATCCAGACCAACTGCAGGGGAAGCGGGTTTTGGTGATTGGCGGTGGCAATTCAGCCTGTGACATTGCAGCTGAAGCTGCACGTGTTGGAGCTAAGTCGATCCTCAGTCTGCGGGAATCGGTATGGTTCATGCCCAAGAGCTTCGCTGGTATACCGATCGCTAACTTGGCACAACCTTGGACACCAGAATGGCTCCAAAGACTCATGGTTCATAGCATTATCCGACTAACATTTGGGTCTCACAAAAGCTATGGACTGCCCAAACCGAAACATCGCATTTTCGCAAAACACCCCACTCTAAACAATGAAGTCCCCTACTACATCCAGCATGGACGAATTGCCCCGAAGCCAGCGGTGGACTACTTGGAAGATGATCATGTGCACTTTGTTGATGGCAGCATTGAAACGATCGATTTGATTGTCTGTGCTACGGGGTATAAGGTCGCTTATCCATTTTTGCCTCCCGAACTGCAACGAGTAAACGGCCCTATTGTTGAATGCTATGCGGGTTCTTTGCTCTCAGACTACAAGGGTTTATATTTTCTTGGATGGCGACAGGCTCGCGGTGGCCTCGGCTCTTTAATCGCCGCTTATGGACAAATTTTTGCACAGCTTCTAAAGTTGCAAGATCAACTTGAAATCCCTTTAGGCCTTGTTTTTAAAGATCTAGGAGTGGCCTTACCGAAAACGCATCTATCTGACCCTCAGGTCGTTTTCAGACAGCTCAGATTATTACGTTTAAGTTTCCCCTGGTTAAAGCGAAAAGCTAATCAGATGGACAAAAAGTATGCACATTTCGAAAATCAGCCGATTGTGGCTACGCCAAAGACCAAAACAGTAACGGTTTATTAGATTGGAAGGTATTCAATTCGCCCTATCTAAATACTTTTTATGTGGCTTGCCATCATGCCATACGACCACCGGCACGCCTCTATTCAACGTAGGCTTAAGGTCTAACCGAACTTCCTGGAAAGGCTTTTGCCGCTCTCCATCGGGCAATTCGCCTTTTCTCCGCAGACTGACTAACTTTTCATGAGAAGTTAGTGGGTTGGGCTAGTACAGAGATTTAACGTTGGGGTTGGCTAGGCCCGAACGCAAGACGTTGTGT is part of the Romeriopsis navalis LEGE 11480 genome and harbors:
- a CDS encoding flavin-containing monooxygenase codes for the protein MHDTQHKQLIIGAGFVGLGIAQALKAAGIPYDQVDASDDIGGNWHHGVYTTAHIISSKKVTQFTHFPMPAEYPAFPSAQNMVDYLRQFADHFRLQDHIQLGCKVILVRPIAQNRWEVTFDNAEQSVYKGVILCNGHHWCKKFPDLKGRFNGPIWHSKDYRHPDQLQGKRVLVIGGGNSACDIAAEAARVGAKSILSLRESVWFMPKSFAGIPIANLAQPWTPEWLQRLMVHSIIRLTFGSHKSYGLPKPKHRIFAKHPTLNNEVPYYIQHGRIAPKPAVDYLEDDHVHFVDGSIETIDLIVCATGYKVAYPFLPPELQRVNGPIVECYAGSLLSDYKGLYFLGWRQARGGLGSLIAAYGQIFAQLLKLQDQLEIPLGLVFKDLGVALPKTHLSDPQVVFRQLRLLRLSFPWLKRKANQMDKKYAHFENQPIVATPKTKTVTVY